DNA sequence from the Coffea eugenioides isolate CCC68of chromosome 9, Ceug_1.0, whole genome shotgun sequence genome:
TATCACTTGAGTTCAACATAAAAGTGATGCAATCTGGACACGAGCGTTAATGTTGGAAAGAAACCCTCCATTAATGCTTAATCTTTAGTACTGCTATTTATGAAGCACCATTAGATGGTTGAATCTTAGAATTCATAATATTACCATGATCACCGCTTATTCCCTTGTCAAGTGAGCCTCCTGAGTTCAACAAATTGTCTGTTTAATACCGTTTTGTTCTAGATGTACTCAAACTGATGATACTTGTGCCGATTTGAAACTGAAATTCCAAGCACAAAATGCTTACGTACGTAAAAAGTTACAACCAATTGCAAATTGCAAGAGTGGGGTGGTTACGCAACTGCGCATCCACATTTTTCAAgattaaaaaagaaaaccagaaattctTTAATTTGCATCATAGTTGGAGAGAATCATTTTTTGGAGCTATAAATACAACGTTTAGTCAAGTTAATTGAGCACCACTTGGATTGTGTCCTCTCAACAAAATTTCCTAATGGATCTTTTCTACATTCCTATCCCCTTCCAATCTAGCTCCCTTACCAGTCTGCTCCTCCtgttttccttcttgtttttgCTAGCAAAGATTTCCAAGAGAGCAAAAACATCTGCTAAAATCATACCTGCAAAACTTCCACCAGGCCCGCCAAAATTGCCTATCATTGGAAACATGCACAACCTAGTTGGTGGCCTTCCACACCACATTCTTAGAGACTTGGCCGCAAAATATGGTCCGCTCATGCACCTTCGCCTCGGTGAAGTTCCTGTTGTGGTTATATCATCGCCCGACATGGCTAAAGAGATTCTAGTCTCTCGTGATCCTGCTTTTGCTGCAAGGCCCCATACTCTAGCCAGCAAAATCATCTGGTATGACCATCAAGATTTGATCTTTGCTCCTTACAGCGATTATTGGTCGCAAATGCGTAAGATTTGCATGATGGATTTTTTCAGTGAAAAGAAAGTGCGCTCCTTTACATTTATTTTCCAAGATGAAATTTCCCAACTTACAAACTCGATTCGGTCTTCTGAGGGAGTAGCAATAAATTTGACGGACAAGATTTTTGCCCACGTAAGTTCGATGATCTGTAGAGCAGCATTTGGTAGAGTGTACAAGGATCAGGAAACCACGATTCAGAATTTGAAGACAGCAATTGCTTTTGCAGCTGGAATCAACGTAGCTGATTTCTTTCCATCCCTGAAACTGTTACATGCCATTACGGGATTGAAGCACAAGTTGCAAAAGATGCACGATTACTTGGATGAAGTTCTCGAGAATGTTATCAAGCAACATAAGGCGAACCACGCAAGTGGGAAAATGGGTAACGCTGAGTCGGGAGATGGAGATGTTATTGATGTGCTACTACAACAACAGGAGAGTGGCAAATATCAGATTCCGATAAAAGCTGAAAACATAAAAGGTGTCCTTTTGGTAAGTATTGTATTGCATCTAGTCCCTTGCCCCCTTCCCTAATAAAACATAAATTATAAACTACTGATCCCTTTGTGGgaccaaaaaaatatattgaacAGTTCAACCCAAAGGGTTGCTGAAATGGTAATAAGTCACCAAATGAGTACTTCAATATTCAGCACAAGGTTCAAAACTTTATTCTCATAGAGGATAAATTTGGAGAAGTAAGCAGTGCATATCATTTAAATTTGCAGGATATCTTCGCTGCTGGATTGGACGCATCATCTGTTATAATTGAATGGGCAATGTCAGAATTAATGAGGCATCCAGGGATTTTGACCAAGGCACAAGAGGAACTACGACGAGTTTGCAAGGGTAAGAAAACGATCGATGAGGATGACGTCCAgaacttgaaatacttgaagatGGTGGTAAAAGAAACTCTGAGGCTTCATCCAGCTGCTGCTTTTATCCCAAGAGCAACTGCAGAAAATTGTGAGGTAAATGGATATATCATACCGGAGAAAGCCCGCGTCTTAATCAATATCTGGGCAATAGGGAGAGATCCTAAAAACTGGGACGACCCAGAAAATTTCATGCCTGAGAGATTCGAGCAAAAATCAGTTGATTATCTTGGAACCCATTGTGGCTATATCCCGTTTGGGTCTGGAAGGAGACTATGCCCAGGAAGTACGTTAGGTTTAGCCACTGTGGAGCTCATGCTAGCACATTTACTTTACCACTTTGACTGGAAACTTCCTGATGAGATGAACCCCAAGGATTTGGACATGGATGAGGTTTTTGGAATAGGTATAGCCAGGAAAAATGCCCTGTGCCTGGTTGCGAAAGCATACGATCCTTTCCAGGATCAGTAAATTCATGGAAGATAAAGAAACATTTGTTGTAGTATGTAGTAACTACATCAATCTATATCTGTACTATGTATAGCGCTTAAGAAGTTTCAAAGGGTAATCTATGGTTTTGCCTTTTGTGAATGATTATTCATGTCATGTACtgcctttcttcctttttcttcaccttattctcttcttttctaattttcagTATTGAATAACCGCGACGGGGATTATTTGCACTTACATCCCTAAACAAACTGTTATGTAATCAGTTGTAGTATCATAGTTTCTAGTTACAATTTTTGTGTCTTTCATTCATGGTAGTCCGGTAACTTGAATAAATATGACAAATTTTAGCAGTTCTTTCACCGGTGAAAAAACATCAAGAACCCTTTATATTGTGAACTGCATAAATTATCCTTTCCGTGGTTAGCAACCTAACGACTTATATTATCTGTCTCAATGAGTTCAATCTGTTACAATTTTTGGTTGGGTTGGCACTAGATAGGTGGCATTGGATTGGCACTAGAAAAATGTAACCGAGGATTCCAAGTGCTACCACTAGAATTGCGCCAAGTGTCTTATTGTCATTAGCACttcaattttttaataactCAAATTGGTTCAAAGTTAACACAAGTTTTCTTATTCTCTAAAACTCTAAACCAAAATTAACCGGCCGGTCTACTATTATGTAGTAAACGAGTCTTACCACTCAGCTCTTCCACCTTGCTTTCTTTGATGATTTCAGGGTTATTCAAGTATCTGTATACTCTATCGCATACGTACTGGGGCATTCACCTCTCCCTACCCCAAACCTGAAGTGGTCGAGTGGAATTGAATTCCGCCCCCGGCTAGCCTAGATAGTGGTCCCTTTGATCGCTAATCCAGTCTCTACTGGTCTGGCTACTAAAGAAATAGTGTAGACAGTGGCGTTTTGCTCCGTCTAGGCCCCTAGACGGCGAACTCATGCATCAATAATTTTGTACGACTGCTGCTTTGGGGAATCTGCTGCTTTGGggaaaaagaataagaaaaccCTCTGTTTCCCTGCAACCTATATGCTGATTTGGCTGCCTAACAACCTGCTCTCGGGGAAATTTTTAACAGAAGTAACAAGAGCACTAGTCCAAATTAATATAAAACCACTATTCTATTAATTTATAGGTTGCAGGGAAACCATAAAAATCCAACTATGAAGATTCCCAGGATTGGGCACCCACAATCTCCTATTGAATTTAACTCTACCAAGTTCATTTAGTTATCAACGGGAGAATAAGAGAAAATCAATATAAAAAGCTTATAAACTATATTGAACAGGAAGTACGTTAGGTTTAGCCACTGTGGAGCTCATGCTAGCTCATTTACTTTACCACTTTGACTGGAAACTTCCTGATGAGATGAACCCCAAGGACTTGGACATGGATGAGGTTTTTGGAATAGGTATAGCCAGGAAAAATGCCCTGTGCCTGGTTGCGAAAGCATACGATCCTT
Encoded proteins:
- the LOC113782148 gene encoding premnaspirodiene oxygenase-like encodes the protein MHNLVGGLPHHILRDLAAKYGPLMHLRLGEVPVVVISSPDMAKEILVSRDPAFAARPHTLASKIIWYDHQDLIFAPYSDYWSQMRKICMMDFFSEKKVRSFTFIFQDEISQLTNSIRSSEGVAINLTDKIFAHVSSMICRAAFGRVYKDQETTIQNLKTAIAFAAGINVADFFPSLKLLHAITGLKHKLQKMHDYLDEVLENVIKQHKANHASGKMGNAESGDGDVIDVLLQQQESGKYQIPIKAENIKGVLLDIFAAGLDASSVIIEWAMSELMRHPGILTKAQEELRRVCKGKKTIDEDDVQNLKYLKMVVKETLRLHPAAAFIPRATAENCEVNGYIIPEKARVLINIWAIGRDPKNWDDPENFMPERFEQKSVDYLGTHCGYIPFGSGRRLCPGSTLGLATVELMLAHLLYHFDWKLPDEMNPKDLDMDEVFGIGSTLGLATVELMLAHLLYHFDWKLPDEMNPKDLDMDEVFGIGIARKNALCLVAKAYDPFQDQ